A window of the Vespula vulgaris chromosome 6, iyVesVulg1.1, whole genome shotgun sequence genome harbors these coding sequences:
- the LOC127064742 gene encoding vanin-like protein 1 isoform X1, with translation MSNNTNWRWVLFYLLIAYTRSSSQASTPDSKSYIAAVVEFAPESMTNNSVFTLQSNTFEYEKLIENATKQNADIIVFPEDGITSYNLPMKNEMDAWATVIPSAKAKYTPCASNMTGVSETLKRISCAAKKNKIYVVINIAEKEACTSNDCPKKKTYYYNTNVVFDRNGTIIAKYRKINLYIEPEFDRPKHPEVVTFDTDFGVKFGTFICFDIMFAEPALSLTRDLEINDIVFTTAWFSETPFLTAVQTQAGWAYAENVNLLAAGYNNPSRGSTGSGIYLGRNGPSKAIMLFNQTTKLLVAEVPKMKALSLKSQEIPESKENKHAHIHDELRRKREVVEESLKLLRDNVSLYQTEILNGNATKTLCHNNHCCNFTIQMPNVDPNVQYRIVVFNGIRNLAKIRWIGARFCAVIQCSDNNIESCGSVVNSTATFDEIRISGKFEDSRNSLIMPNTLNKLLLPLQNWTYEEYVHGTHKHVSIYTNVTMTNPITFGIYSRDYDRDIKSTASSNNIAYLFSILMAFLLARFL, from the exons ATGTCTAATAATACAAATTGGCGATGGGTCTTATTTTATCTACTCATTGCATATACACGGTCGTCGAGTcag GCATCGACGCCAGATTCAAAGAGCTATATAGCTGCGGTCGTAGAATTTGCACCGGAAAGCATGACCAATAACAGCGTATTCACTTTGCAATCCAATACATTCGAGTATGAGAAACTCATAGAAAATGCGACTAAACAG aaCGCCGACATCATTGTTTTTCCCGAGGATGGTATAACTAGTTATAACTTGccaatgaaaaatgaaatggacGCGTGGGCAACGGTGATACCCTCGGCGAAGGCAAAATATACACCTTGCGCTTCAAATATGACTGGCGTTAGCGAg ACATTGAAGAGGATATCATGCGCcgctaagaaaaataaaatatacgttgTCATTAATATAGCCGAAAAAGAAGCTTGTACGAGTAATGAttgtccaaaaaaaaaaacatattattataacaccAACGTTGTATTCGATCGCAATGGCACAATAATCGCAAA ATATCGCAAAATAAATCTCTATATAGAGCCTGAGTTTGATCGTCCGAAACATCCAGAAGTGGTAACGTTCGATACGGATTTTGGTGTTAAATTCGGAACGTTCATTTGTTTCGATATTATGTTCGCAGAACCTGCCTTGAGTTTAACAAGAGATCTTGAAATTAACGATATTGTTTTTACAACGGCATGGTTCTCTGAGACTCCATTTTTAACTG CCGTTCAAACACAAGCAGGTTGGGCGTACGCGGAGAATGTAAATCTTTTGGCAGCTGGATACAATAATCCCTCAAGGGGTAGTACCGGCAGCGGTATTTACTTAG gtCGCAATGGGCCGAGCAAAGCCATAATGTTATTTAACCAAACTACCAAATTATTAGTCGCGGAAGTTCCTAAGATGAAGGCTCTGTCATTGAAGAGTCAAGAAATTCCAGAGTCGAAAGAGAACAAACACGCTCATATTCACGATgaattaagaagaaaacgCGAAGTAGTCGAAGAgtctttgaaattattacgCGATAATGTTAGTTTATATCAGACAGAAATATTGAACGGCAATGCTACGAAGACCTTGTGCCATAATAATCATTGTTGCAATTTCACGATACAAATGCCTAACGTAGATCCGAATGTACAATACCGAATAGTTGTTTTTAATGGGATACGTAATTTAGCGAAAATACGTTGGATTGGTGCACGCTTCTGCGCGGTAATACAATGTTCCGATAATAACATCGAATCTTGCGGATCCGTTGTGAATTCTACAGCGACTTTCGATGAAATCAGAATATCAGGAAAATTCGAAGACTCGAGAAATTCTTTGATTATGCCAAACACTttgaacaaattattattgccGTTACAAAACTGGACGTACGAGGAATATGTGCACGGCACTCACAAacacgtatctatatatacgaaCGTAACGATGACGAACCCGATAACATTCGGTATTTATTCCAGAGATTACGATAGGGATATCAAGAGTACTGCTTCTTCAAACAATATCGCCTATTTGTTTTCGATTCTAATGGCATTCCTATTGGCCCGTTTCTTATAA
- the LOC127064742 gene encoding vanin-like protein 1 isoform X2, with translation MKNEMDAWATVIPSAKAKYTPCASNMTGVSETLKRISCAAKKNKIYVVINIAEKEACTSNDCPKKKTYYYNTNVVFDRNGTIIAKYRKINLYIEPEFDRPKHPEVVTFDTDFGVKFGTFICFDIMFAEPALSLTRDLEINDIVFTTAWFSETPFLTAVQTQAGWAYAENVNLLAAGYNNPSRGSTGSGIYLGRNGPSKAIMLFNQTTKLLVAEVPKMKALSLKSQEIPESKENKHAHIHDELRRKREVVEESLKLLRDNVSLYQTEILNGNATKTLCHNNHCCNFTIQMPNVDPNVQYRIVVFNGIRNLAKIRWIGARFCAVIQCSDNNIESCGSVVNSTATFDEIRISGKFEDSRNSLIMPNTLNKLLLPLQNWTYEEYVHGTHKHVSIYTNVTMTNPITFGIYSRDYDRDIKSTASSNNIAYLFSILMAFLLARFL, from the exons atgaaaaatgaaatggacGCGTGGGCAACGGTGATACCCTCGGCGAAGGCAAAATATACACCTTGCGCTTCAAATATGACTGGCGTTAGCGAg ACATTGAAGAGGATATCATGCGCcgctaagaaaaataaaatatacgttgTCATTAATATAGCCGAAAAAGAAGCTTGTACGAGTAATGAttgtccaaaaaaaaaaacatattattataacaccAACGTTGTATTCGATCGCAATGGCACAATAATCGCAAA ATATCGCAAAATAAATCTCTATATAGAGCCTGAGTTTGATCGTCCGAAACATCCAGAAGTGGTAACGTTCGATACGGATTTTGGTGTTAAATTCGGAACGTTCATTTGTTTCGATATTATGTTCGCAGAACCTGCCTTGAGTTTAACAAGAGATCTTGAAATTAACGATATTGTTTTTACAACGGCATGGTTCTCTGAGACTCCATTTTTAACTG CCGTTCAAACACAAGCAGGTTGGGCGTACGCGGAGAATGTAAATCTTTTGGCAGCTGGATACAATAATCCCTCAAGGGGTAGTACCGGCAGCGGTATTTACTTAG gtCGCAATGGGCCGAGCAAAGCCATAATGTTATTTAACCAAACTACCAAATTATTAGTCGCGGAAGTTCCTAAGATGAAGGCTCTGTCATTGAAGAGTCAAGAAATTCCAGAGTCGAAAGAGAACAAACACGCTCATATTCACGATgaattaagaagaaaacgCGAAGTAGTCGAAGAgtctttgaaattattacgCGATAATGTTAGTTTATATCAGACAGAAATATTGAACGGCAATGCTACGAAGACCTTGTGCCATAATAATCATTGTTGCAATTTCACGATACAAATGCCTAACGTAGATCCGAATGTACAATACCGAATAGTTGTTTTTAATGGGATACGTAATTTAGCGAAAATACGTTGGATTGGTGCACGCTTCTGCGCGGTAATACAATGTTCCGATAATAACATCGAATCTTGCGGATCCGTTGTGAATTCTACAGCGACTTTCGATGAAATCAGAATATCAGGAAAATTCGAAGACTCGAGAAATTCTTTGATTATGCCAAACACTttgaacaaattattattgccGTTACAAAACTGGACGTACGAGGAATATGTGCACGGCACTCACAAacacgtatctatatatacgaaCGTAACGATGACGAACCCGATAACATTCGGTATTTATTCCAGAGATTACGATAGGGATATCAAGAGTACTGCTTCTTCAAACAATATCGCCTATTTGTTTTCGATTCTAATGGCATTCCTATTGGCCCGTTTCTTATAA